In the genome of Armatimonadota bacterium, one region contains:
- a CDS encoding redoxin domain-containing protein, whose translation MKSTPLAAGIRAPAFCLKCTPDQEVALDDFLGRPVILAFYPADFSPVCSSEMALFNEILPEFQRFDAVLLGLSVDSVWCHLAFAKQDNLRFPLLADFHPKGEVAKSYGVYREDAGESDRALFVIDKDGEIVWSFVSPIGVNPGAEGVLRALEGLSQVAKA comes from the coding sequence ATCAAAAGCACGCCGTTGGCCGCCGGGATACGCGCCCCAGCCTTCTGCCTCAAGTGCACGCCCGACCAAGAGGTCGCCCTTGACGACTTTTTGGGCCGCCCTGTGATCTTGGCGTTCTATCCTGCCGACTTCAGCCCGGTCTGCAGCAGCGAAATGGCCTTGTTCAATGAAATCCTTCCCGAATTTCAAAGGTTCGACGCGGTGCTCCTCGGTTTGTCCGTGGACAGCGTCTGGTGTCACTTGGCCTTCGCCAAACAGGACAACCTACGGTTCCCCCTGTTGGCAGACTTCCATCCCAAGGGCGAAGTCGCGAAAAGCTATGGCGTCTATCGGGAAGACGCGGGAGAGTCCGACCGGGCCCTGTTCGTCATCGACAAGGACGGCGAAATCGTTTGGAGTTTTGTTTCGCCGATCGGCGTGAATCCGGGCGCCGAGGGAGTTCTCAGGGCTTTGGAGGGACTCAGCCAGGTCGCGAAGGCTTAA
- a CDS encoding thioredoxin domain-containing protein, with the protein MTGKRDGPFTLLEYGDYECPFCGRAHIEVKRLLEDAGDEVKFSFRNFPLSEIHPHAKSAALAAEAAARQGRFWPMHDLLLENQRDLRAEKILDLADSLGLDLERFEGDVRTQELSERVHEDFMMGVRSGVNGTPTFFVNGLRHNGPAEYASLIQALREQPL; encoded by the coding sequence ATCACCGGAAAGCGGGACGGCCCCTTTACGCTTCTTGAATACGGAGACTACGAGTGCCCGTTCTGTGGGCGAGCCCACATCGAAGTCAAGCGTTTGCTCGAAGACGCAGGTGACGAGGTGAAGTTCTCGTTCCGGAACTTTCCCCTCAGCGAGATCCATCCCCACGCCAAGTCCGCCGCCCTTGCGGCAGAAGCGGCCGCACGTCAAGGGCGGTTCTGGCCGATGCACGACCTTCTTCTCGAAAACCAACGGGACCTGCGGGCCGAAAAAATCTTGGATTTGGCGGATTCGCTCGGTCTCGACCTTGAGCGGTTTGAAGGCGACGTCAGGACGCAAGAACTCTCCGAACGGGTGCACGAAGACTTCATGATGGGGGTCCGGAGCGGCGTCAACGGAACTCCGACCTTTTTCGTCAACGGCTTGCGGCACAACGGCCCCGCCGAGTACGCGTCTTTGATCCAAGCCCTACGGGAGCAGCCTCTGTGA
- a CDS encoding penicillin acylase family protein, which translates to MHLLALACVLTVPASVERDGYGVAKITAPTAAEAFRLMGRTVAEDRLWQMETSRRVARGQMAEIMGPSALAADKETVKTGYSDEEYDAFFRRLSREAQTAFTEYAAGVNEAIEARRAAGTLPPDYAQSGFAPRPWTVTDSMAIEVMLARRFGTGGAGELRNYALYLYLSTQPCKAKVLDVIDDLAWQNDPASVPTASKADDPLAKSHVVFSEPARAQTEAQLKAVPPVSLLELAPAIRAANGDESRLIAESVQAPYETGSYCVVVSGKRSKTGKPFLMSAPQMGHSSPSIVHEIALNAPGLQVAGIDVPGIPAIVIGNTPHFAWGLTTGVADIADIVWSKGETGVVRRTVEVKVKDAAPAKVEVVRTAHGPVVFESRSSGAKFAQRSSYWMKEVAGWSTLYEMYHARTVEELTKTLPAIAMNMNFFYATTSGETGWQYLGAFPMRAEGTDPRFPVEATPRNAWGRMMNAAEMPHLRNPGSGIIANWNNKPATWWPNMDTPAWGALFRNEVLWRSLKGERLGRWDLEKAAWDIARKDTDTNSAFVPLFQNAMKGDDTPAARLLRQADEWNVQSSPAALLYRQTVSVLRKTLFQQHTGNFTSDALFTRVVQPSVLLKAIKGQTKFDYLAGRKANDVLRASAEDAYKGLAAQLGDEPAAWVTGVGTFKGPDGSTVLYGDRGTYIQITELTTVPAARSVASPGVSESGPHTSDQLDLAKQWSYKPVWKVGD; encoded by the coding sequence ATGCACCTGCTCGCCTTGGCTTGCGTCCTGACCGTTCCGGCGTCGGTCGAACGCGACGGTTACGGGGTAGCGAAGATCACGGCTCCGACCGCCGCGGAAGCCTTCCGCCTGATGGGCCGCACGGTCGCCGAAGACCGCCTGTGGCAAATGGAGACCAGCCGCCGTGTCGCACGCGGTCAGATGGCGGAGATCATGGGCCCGTCCGCACTCGCCGCGGACAAAGAGACCGTGAAGACGGGATATTCGGACGAGGAATACGACGCGTTCTTCCGTCGGCTCTCACGGGAGGCCCAGACCGCTTTCACCGAATACGCTGCGGGCGTGAACGAGGCCATCGAAGCCAGGAGGGCGGCAGGCACGCTACCGCCGGACTACGCCCAATCGGGGTTCGCGCCGCGGCCGTGGACCGTGACCGATTCGATGGCCATCGAAGTCATGCTCGCGCGACGGTTCGGTACGGGCGGTGCCGGCGAACTTCGCAACTACGCGCTCTATCTCTATCTCTCGACGCAGCCCTGCAAGGCCAAGGTGTTGGACGTGATCGACGACCTGGCATGGCAGAACGATCCGGCGTCCGTCCCTACGGCCTCGAAAGCCGACGACCCCTTGGCGAAGTCCCATGTCGTCTTTTCGGAACCGGCCCGTGCCCAGACCGAAGCTCAATTGAAAGCCGTTCCCCCGGTCAGCCTTCTGGAACTGGCACCGGCCATCCGTGCTGCGAACGGTGACGAGTCGCGGTTGATCGCGGAGTCCGTCCAGGCCCCGTATGAAACCGGAAGTTATTGCGTCGTCGTGTCCGGCAAGCGGTCGAAGACGGGCAAGCCGTTCTTGATGAGCGCACCTCAAATGGGGCACAGTTCGCCCAGCATCGTCCACGAGATCGCTTTGAACGCCCCGGGACTTCAGGTCGCCGGTATCGACGTCCCTGGGATCCCCGCAATCGTGATCGGAAACACGCCCCACTTCGCCTGGGGTCTGACCACCGGGGTCGCGGACATTGCCGACATCGTCTGGTCGAAGGGCGAGACCGGCGTGGTCCGCAGGACGGTGGAGGTCAAGGTCAAAGACGCTGCACCTGCGAAGGTCGAGGTCGTCCGGACCGCGCACGGACCGGTCGTGTTCGAATCCCGTTCGTCCGGCGCGAAGTTTGCCCAGCGCAGCAGTTATTGGATGAAAGAGGTCGCCGGTTGGAGCACGCTCTATGAGATGTACCACGCCAGGACCGTCGAAGAACTGACGAAGACCCTGCCGGCGATCGCGATGAACATGAACTTCTTCTACGCGACCACGTCGGGGGAGACCGGATGGCAGTACCTGGGTGCGTTCCCGATGCGAGCGGAAGGCACCGATCCTCGGTTCCCGGTCGAGGCCACGCCCAGGAACGCTTGGGGCCGCATGATGAACGCCGCGGAAATGCCCCATCTGCGGAACCCGGGTTCCGGGATCATCGCGAACTGGAACAACAAGCCGGCGACGTGGTGGCCCAACATGGACACGCCGGCCTGGGGCGCGCTCTTCCGGAACGAGGTGTTGTGGCGGTCGCTGAAAGGCGAAAGACTGGGGCGATGGGACCTCGAAAAGGCGGCCTGGGACATCGCCCGAAAGGACACCGACACGAACTCGGCGTTCGTCCCCCTGTTCCAGAACGCTATGAAGGGTGACGACACGCCTGCGGCGCGACTGTTGCGCCAAGCGGACGAATGGAACGTCCAGTCGTCGCCCGCCGCCCTGCTCTATCGGCAGACCGTTTCGGTCTTGCGGAAGACGCTTTTCCAACAGCACACGGGCAATTTCACGAGCGACGCGTTGTTCACCCGCGTCGTGCAACCGAGCGTCCTCCTGAAGGCGATCAAGGGCCAGACCAAATTCGACTATCTCGCCGGACGAAAGGCGAACGACGTTTTGCGGGCCTCGGCGGAGGACGCCTACAAGGGGCTGGCCGCGCAGCTTGGAGACGAACCGGCGGCATGGGTCACGGGTGTCGGAACGTTCAAAGGGCCGGACGGGTCGACCGTCCTGTACGGCGACCGAGGCACGTACATCCAGATCACCGAACTGACGACGGTCCCCGCCGCGCGGAGCGTCGCTTCGCCTGGCGTCAGCGAGTCCGGCCCGCACACTTCCGACCAACTCGACCTCGCCAAGCAATGGTCTTACAAGCCTGTATGGAAGGTCGGGGACTAA
- a CDS encoding NAD+ synthase, translated as MKVVRAPQADPNGDEGLRIDAAAVAEWLVRFLVQECTVRRKTGRAVIGLSGGVDSAVVAALCARAFGPENTFAYRLPYRLSSQASLDDAGLVADRFGLKLQTIDITPMVDGYVGSAEPDLAPLRLGNVCARCRTTILYDQSAELKALPIGTGNKTERLFGYFTWHADDAPAINPLGDLFKTQVWQLARELDVPERVVEKPPTADLVQGQTDEGDFGITFADADRILLRLVQGVSPEKLVERGFDEAKVRLVAKKVGATHWKRHLPTVAMLSDTAINEYYLRPVDY; from the coding sequence ATGAAGGTGGTCCGCGCGCCCCAAGCCGATCCGAACGGTGACGAAGGCCTCCGCATCGACGCCGCTGCGGTCGCGGAATGGCTCGTGCGGTTCTTGGTCCAAGAGTGCACCGTCCGTCGGAAGACCGGACGCGCCGTGATCGGTCTGAGCGGCGGCGTGGACTCGGCCGTCGTCGCGGCCCTCTGCGCCCGGGCGTTCGGGCCAGAGAACACCTTCGCCTACCGGCTTCCCTATCGTCTCAGTTCGCAAGCCAGTTTGGACGACGCCGGACTTGTCGCGGACCGCTTCGGCCTGAAGCTTCAGACGATCGACATCACGCCGATGGTCGATGGCTATGTCGGCTCGGCCGAACCGGACCTCGCCCCTCTCCGGCTCGGCAACGTCTGCGCCCGTTGCCGCACCACCATCCTCTACGACCAGTCGGCCGAGCTCAAAGCCCTCCCCATCGGGACGGGTAACAAGACCGAGCGCCTCTTCGGTTACTTCACGTGGCACGCCGACGACGCCCCGGCCATCAATCCGCTCGGCGACCTGTTCAAGACTCAGGTCTGGCAGCTGGCGCGCGAACTCGACGTTCCCGAACGGGTCGTCGAAAAGCCTCCGACGGCCGACCTGGTGCAAGGTCAGACCGACGAGGGGGACTTCGGCATCACTTTTGCCGACGCCGACCGCATCCTGCTGAGGCTCGTCCAAGGCGTCTCGCCCGAAAAGCTCGTCGAACGGGGTTTCGACGAGGCCAAAGTCCGGCTCGTCGCCAAGAAAGTCGGGGCGACACACTGGAAACGCCACCTTCCGACCGTAGCCATGCTGAGCGATACCGCCATCAACGAGTACTACCTCCGTCCGGTCGACTATTGA
- a CDS encoding ParB/RepB/Spo0J family partition protein, with product MRRALGKGLTQFLDEPLEAPPADVAVEAVQPNPRQPRRHFDEEALAELAASIREHGVLQPLVVRPVGDERFELIAGERRLRAAKLAGLKTVPVSVRTASAQASLEIALIENVQREDINPIECAEAYRMLAEEFGLNQDQVAAKVGKSRAAVSNTLRLLKLSEDVQAAVQDGRITEGHARALLMVDSPVRQRALFERIVAEGLSVRETERLARGEARPPQAPKSAEERREDPNVVRIQSRLSEHFGAKVKVDHGRNRGRISIEYFSEDELEGILEKMGLVLG from the coding sequence ATGCGACGCGCGCTCGGAAAGGGCCTGACCCAGTTCTTGGACGAACCGTTGGAGGCTCCGCCCGCCGACGTCGCGGTCGAAGCGGTCCAACCGAACCCCCGTCAGCCCCGACGCCATTTCGACGAGGAGGCCTTGGCCGAGCTCGCCGCCTCGATCCGGGAACACGGTGTGCTGCAACCACTGGTCGTGCGTCCGGTCGGAGACGAACGCTTTGAACTGATCGCAGGCGAACGTCGGTTGCGGGCCGCAAAGTTGGCGGGCCTGAAGACGGTGCCGGTCTCCGTGCGCACCGCGAGCGCCCAAGCCTCGCTCGAGATCGCCCTCATTGAAAACGTACAGCGCGAAGACATCAATCCGATCGAGTGCGCCGAGGCGTACCGTATGCTCGCCGAAGAGTTCGGCCTCAATCAAGACCAAGTCGCCGCCAAGGTCGGAAAGTCACGGGCCGCCGTGTCCAACACGCTCCGACTGTTAAAACTTTCCGAGGACGTCCAGGCCGCCGTTCAAGACGGCCGCATCACCGAGGGCCATGCCCGGGCACTCTTGATGGTGGACAGCCCTGTCCGGCAACGTGCCCTGTTCGAGCGGATCGTCGCCGAAGGACTCTCGGTCCGCGAAACCGAGCGTCTCGCCCGTGGCGAGGCCCGGCCCCCGCAAGCGCCGAAGTCCGCAGAAGAACGACGCGAAGATCCGAACGTCGTCCGTATCCAGTCGCGGCTGTCGGAACACTTCGGGGCCAAGGTCAAGGTCGACCATGGCCGGAACCGTGGCCGCATCAGCATCGAATACTTTTCTGAGGACGAGTTGGAAGGGATCCTCGAAAAGATGGGCCTCGTGCTCGGATAG
- a CDS encoding DUF899 family protein has translation MTPEIQELERRLLELKENLQKARQAAPRQEVGDASFATLDGDVRLDELFGDKDELWTVHNMGQSCPYCTLWADGLNGSVRHLEDRAAFVVVSPDSPAEQRAFAESRGWTFRMVSDRDRTFTSDMGYWNEKDGWWPGVSAFVREGGKIYRTGTAVFGPGDDFCPIWPMMDLMGGDKGWEPR, from the coding sequence ATGACCCCTGAAATCCAAGAGTTGGAGAGGCGGCTGCTCGAACTGAAGGAGAACCTTCAAAAGGCCCGGCAAGCCGCGCCGCGACAAGAGGTCGGCGACGCTTCGTTCGCCACGCTCGACGGAGACGTCCGGCTGGACGAACTTTTCGGCGACAAGGACGAACTGTGGACGGTCCACAACATGGGACAAAGCTGCCCTTATTGCACGCTTTGGGCGGACGGGCTGAACGGTTCCGTGCGGCACTTGGAAGACCGGGCCGCTTTCGTCGTCGTGTCTCCCGATAGCCCGGCCGAACAGAGAGCGTTCGCCGAGTCCCGCGGATGGACGTTCCGGATGGTCAGCGACCGGGACCGCACCTTCACGTCGGACATGGGTTATTGGAACGAGAAGGACGGGTGGTGGCCCGGCGTTTCCGCCTTCGTCCGTGAGGGCGGGAAAATCTATCGGACGGGCACGGCCGTTTTCGGCCCGGGCGACGACTTCTGTCCGATCTGGCCGATGATGGACCTGATGGGCGGCGACAAGGGCTGGGAACCGAGGTAG
- a CDS encoding polysaccharide deacetylase family protein, whose translation MRASYTLFLAAVFTASASASGDVNLVDFSAKHPVVADNCNIQVGEDFILPGLNPRSTSLDRVVRSAETSVTYDLSPKFKFENYPGYELCLWVHIDGLPGISPGTEPFSRETHAWLVNIDLLDADGDFVYRSKETRLVSRGWNELKFALVAGPPQNEHVTPDFPVHRRAFHFEKVGTPGRTIAKAKIRFDADENVTRVRLNSFKLQKVDSCQIVMVFDDGYKGVYDTVAPLLAQRNLKASLAMIGNRLNDNPPNGSMGRWHATALYYAEMKNGRKMFDFVNHSWQHRPLHDATDPWTFEELLTEIKKGQNALTNLGFTRNDGYKYLVYPGGAADAQVFAAAAELGIPFARGGGFDGDPNGDTHSIRNQYWGTGYDAAAAENGINGFNPEQAVEQFKDWLDEGVIEGAPRHIIWHDVSRQMKSFNVANNWNSTAFFTEIVDYIARLRNQGKVEVMTLPEWHQGLDHLHRMNAVNY comes from the coding sequence ATGAGGGCATCGTACACTTTGTTTTTAGCCGCGGTCTTCACCGCGTCCGCTTCGGCCAGTGGAGACGTCAATCTTGTCGACTTCTCGGCGAAACACCCGGTGGTCGCGGACAACTGTAACATCCAGGTCGGCGAGGATTTCATCCTTCCTGGCCTCAACCCCCGCTCGACCAGCCTGGACCGGGTCGTCCGTTCGGCCGAAACGAGCGTCACTTACGACCTGAGCCCGAAGTTCAAGTTCGAGAACTACCCGGGGTACGAGCTGTGCCTCTGGGTTCATATCGACGGTCTTCCCGGAATCAGTCCGGGTACGGAGCCGTTCAGCCGGGAGACCCACGCCTGGCTCGTGAACATCGACCTGCTCGATGCCGACGGTGATTTCGTCTACCGGAGCAAAGAGACGCGGCTCGTCAGTCGAGGTTGGAACGAGCTCAAGTTCGCGCTCGTGGCCGGCCCGCCTCAGAACGAGCACGTCACGCCGGACTTTCCGGTCCATCGGCGGGCCTTCCACTTCGAGAAGGTCGGGACGCCCGGTCGGACGATCGCAAAAGCGAAGATCCGGTTCGACGCGGACGAAAACGTCACGCGCGTCCGGCTCAACTCCTTCAAGCTCCAGAAGGTCGATTCGTGCCAGATCGTCATGGTGTTCGACGACGGGTACAAAGGCGTCTACGACACCGTCGCGCCGCTTCTCGCCCAAAGGAACCTCAAGGCGAGCCTGGCCATGATCGGCAACCGGCTGAACGACAATCCGCCCAACGGCTCCATGGGCCGGTGGCATGCGACCGCGCTCTACTACGCGGAGATGAAGAACGGTCGCAAGATGTTCGATTTCGTGAACCATTCGTGGCAGCACAGGCCGTTGCACGACGCCACCGACCCTTGGACTTTCGAGGAGCTTCTGACCGAGATCAAGAAAGGGCAGAACGCCCTGACGAACCTCGGTTTCACCCGGAACGACGGTTACAAGTACCTCGTCTACCCGGGCGGCGCGGCCGACGCCCAGGTGTTCGCGGCCGCAGCGGAGCTCGGCATCCCCTTCGCCCGTGGCGGCGGCTTCGACGGCGACCCGAACGGCGACACTCACTCGATCCGCAACCAATACTGGGGCACGGGCTATGACGCGGCGGCGGCCGAGAACGGGATCAACGGCTTCAACCCCGAGCAAGCGGTCGAACAGTTCAAGGACTGGCTCGACGAAGGCGTCATCGAGGGGGCCCCGCGACACATCATCTGGCACGACGTCTCGCGGCAGATGAAGTCGTTCAACGTCGCGAACAACTGGAACTCCACCGCCTTCTTCACGGAGATCGTGGACTACATCGCCCGTTTGCGGAACCAAGGGAAAGTCGAAGTCATGACGCTGCCCGAGTGGCACCAAGGCCTCGACCACTTGCACCGGATGAACGCGGTCAATTACTGA
- a CDS encoding acylphosphatase yields the protein MTVTFLVTGHVQGVGFRAHVRYSAEGLGLVGEVWNRRDGSVEGWAAGAPEALSMFETKLREGPGRVDGVATAPSPERAADRFTVGPTQ from the coding sequence ATGACGGTCACGTTCCTCGTCACGGGTCATGTCCAAGGCGTCGGGTTCCGGGCGCACGTCCGGTATTCGGCAGAGGGGCTCGGACTTGTCGGCGAAGTCTGGAACCGAAGGGACGGGTCCGTCGAAGGATGGGCCGCAGGGGCTCCGGAGGCTCTCTCGATGTTCGAGACCAAGCTGCGCGAAGGGCCCGGACGGGTCGACGGCGTCGCCACTGCACCCAGCCCGGAACGGGCGGCCGACAGGTTCACGGTCGGACCGACGCAATAG
- a CDS encoding tetratricopeptide repeat protein, protein MARSLHIELFGPVQVVIDGLPMQRMRSRRGLWLMALLTLRKGRPVTRDWIADALWPGAEGGQGLSNLRPLLSELRSALGSETDRLSVSNRTVTFDCDGANVDVFEFDDAIRTGDFARAVGLYKDGLLEGCEDDWAVHERRTREAECLNALQTLGEAALDQGRPDDALAVYTRAIGLDPLRDAPRRGLMSALTASGDVNAALQVYREFARYLSAEVMGSPDEETEQLYERLRSGLRKPSFKDARPVPNNLVQDLSSLVGREDERADIEGLLRRHRLVTLTGVGGIGKTRLAASVASAVMPEHPGGVWFVRLDSIDDEGAIIGAVAGAMGVPDVPQRPLAAGITDRLRTGRALLALDNCEHLLSAVARLIVRLILECPELRVLATSREATGVEGEIVWSVPPLAVPAETNLPTGRATRRRVAEGYEGVRLFVERAKAVHPSFELNDDTLAPVLDVCQQVEGLPLSLELAAARVRTLSVTSLSERLKDHHLETLQGKAHGTADRKSTLRSTLDWSYALLDDHERETMAELSVFSGGWTMEAAEHVCQGDDTAATLQSLVEKSIVVFDRQNDRYRFLETVRQYALEKLAACGRLDSVNSAHRAWCMEFAEIACRGYRSSDQAEWLKKTDNEWPNLRKILDQGDSHPETALRLAAEVWYYWYIRSCREDYHYLRDALARPGADDPRSRAGVLWGIGSIAYSEADCEVSRSTLAESLALFRSLGDTGGTASVLYALGNLARMEQDDDKAIAYYEESLVMLEELGDRYSSALVHHNLASTWVKLDEFDKARASFETGLTHSRDVGSERLVAWALIGLAVLAQRQGEGPRPDLEVEAIDLFEKLGDKRGIAVCLRHQGFGLRRQGAPHLAVAKLEQARDLFDEIGDHSNRAYATTILALVKMDLGEWDEAEDLARDSVRRTREIDERMRIADALYVLGRILRDRRQTAEAWDCAHESLTVRTEILDRAGIVDSLDLIAEMSIGTGDEEKVAFILGASEALRDSVGAKRFEVDEADHQRRRAQARSRLGDESFRSSFGEGRAAGWAAASVRARELTPMPPSVEK, encoded by the coding sequence GTGGCACGCTCGTTGCACATCGAGCTGTTCGGACCGGTGCAGGTCGTCATCGACGGCCTGCCGATGCAACGGATGCGGAGCCGACGAGGGCTTTGGTTGATGGCGCTACTGACCCTCCGGAAGGGCAGACCCGTGACGAGGGACTGGATCGCGGACGCACTGTGGCCCGGAGCCGAGGGAGGGCAAGGCTTGTCGAACCTTCGACCCCTCCTCAGCGAATTACGATCGGCGCTCGGAAGCGAGACGGACCGGCTTAGCGTCAGCAACCGGACCGTTACGTTTGACTGCGATGGGGCCAACGTCGACGTTTTCGAGTTTGACGACGCTATCCGTACGGGTGACTTCGCCCGAGCCGTCGGACTGTATAAGGACGGCCTCCTTGAAGGGTGCGAAGATGACTGGGCGGTCCACGAGCGCCGCACGAGAGAGGCAGAGTGCCTCAACGCGCTTCAGACCCTCGGTGAGGCCGCGCTGGATCAAGGCCGACCTGACGATGCCCTCGCCGTTTACACGAGAGCCATTGGTCTGGATCCTCTGAGGGACGCACCGCGCCGTGGTCTCATGTCGGCTCTGACGGCATCCGGAGACGTCAATGCCGCGCTTCAGGTGTATCGCGAGTTCGCCCGATACCTCAGCGCCGAGGTCATGGGTTCGCCCGACGAGGAGACGGAACAACTCTATGAGCGGCTCCGAAGCGGACTTCGCAAGCCGTCCTTTAAAGATGCCAGACCTGTTCCCAATAACCTTGTCCAGGACTTGAGCAGCCTGGTCGGCAGAGAGGACGAACGCGCCGACATCGAGGGGCTGCTCCGACGGCACCGATTGGTTACTCTGACCGGCGTCGGCGGCATCGGCAAGACCCGACTGGCCGCCAGTGTCGCGTCGGCCGTGATGCCCGAACATCCCGGCGGCGTGTGGTTCGTGCGGTTGGACTCGATTGACGACGAAGGGGCCATCATTGGCGCCGTTGCCGGTGCCATGGGTGTACCGGACGTTCCCCAACGGCCACTGGCCGCAGGTATCACGGACCGTCTGCGAACAGGGCGGGCACTGCTCGCATTGGACAATTGCGAGCACCTCCTTTCGGCCGTCGCACGATTGATCGTCCGGCTGATCCTTGAGTGTCCGGAATTGCGGGTCCTGGCGACAAGCCGGGAAGCGACCGGCGTGGAAGGAGAGATCGTCTGGTCCGTCCCACCGTTGGCAGTACCGGCGGAAACGAACCTGCCCACGGGGCGTGCGACCCGCCGTCGGGTGGCCGAAGGGTACGAAGGGGTCAGGCTGTTCGTAGAGCGGGCCAAAGCGGTACATCCTAGCTTTGAACTGAACGACGATACGCTAGCCCCCGTTCTGGACGTATGCCAACAAGTCGAGGGCCTTCCGTTAAGCCTGGAGCTTGCTGCAGCACGAGTCCGGACGTTGTCCGTAACGAGTCTGAGCGAGCGGCTCAAAGACCATCATCTCGAAACGCTCCAAGGCAAGGCACACGGCACGGCCGACCGAAAGTCCACGCTCCGGTCGACTCTCGACTGGTCGTACGCCTTGCTCGACGACCACGAACGCGAGACCATGGCCGAACTCTCCGTGTTTTCTGGAGGATGGACAATGGAGGCGGCAGAACACGTTTGTCAAGGGGACGACACCGCCGCGACACTTCAATCGTTGGTCGAGAAGTCCATCGTCGTGTTCGACCGACAGAACGACCGTTACCGGTTCTTAGAGACGGTCAGGCAGTACGCGCTAGAAAAGCTCGCTGCATGCGGTCGCCTCGACTCTGTCAACAGCGCGCACAGAGCCTGGTGCATGGAGTTTGCAGAGATCGCCTGTCGAGGGTACCGAAGCTCCGACCAGGCCGAGTGGTTGAAGAAGACGGACAATGAATGGCCCAACCTCCGAAAGATCCTTGATCAGGGTGACAGCCATCCTGAAACTGCGCTTCGGCTGGCAGCGGAGGTTTGGTACTACTGGTACATCCGCTCTTGTCGTGAAGACTATCACTACTTGCGGGACGCTTTAGCGAGGCCCGGAGCGGACGACCCGAGGTCGCGGGCCGGCGTCCTCTGGGGCATCGGATCGATCGCTTACAGCGAAGCCGATTGCGAGGTGTCCAGGTCGACCCTTGCCGAGAGCCTCGCACTTTTCCGTTCCCTCGGGGACACAGGAGGAACGGCCAGCGTCCTCTATGCGCTCGGCAATCTCGCCCGCATGGAACAGGACGACGACAAGGCCATCGCCTACTACGAAGAAAGCCTGGTCATGTTGGAAGAGCTCGGCGACCGGTATTCGTCCGCATTGGTCCACCATAACCTCGCGTCGACCTGGGTCAAGCTCGACGAATTCGACAAAGCCAGGGCCAGCTTTGAGACGGGGCTCACGCATAGCCGTGATGTCGGATCCGAGCGACTCGTGGCATGGGCGCTGATCGGATTGGCGGTGCTCGCCCAGCGGCAGGGCGAAGGGCCCCGACCAGATCTGGAGGTCGAAGCCATCGACCTCTTCGAGAAGCTCGGTGACAAGCGCGGTATCGCCGTCTGCCTTCGCCACCAAGGCTTTGGGCTCCGCCGTCAAGGAGCACCGCACCTTGCGGTTGCGAAACTGGAACAAGCCAGAGACCTCTTCGACGAGATCGGCGACCATTCGAACCGGGCCTATGCTACGACGATCCTGGCCCTCGTGAAGATGGATCTTGGCGAATGGGACGAAGCCGAAGATTTGGCCAGGGACTCGGTTCGCCGCACGCGGGAAATCGACGAAAGGATGCGTATCGCTGACGCCCTCTACGTTTTGGGCCGGATCCTTCGGGACAGACGGCAGACCGCCGAGGCGTGGGACTGCGCCCACGAGTCGCTGACGGTCCGGACGGAGATTCTTGACAGGGCCGGCATCGTCGACTCGCTCGATTTGATCGCCGAAATGTCCATTGGTACCGGTGACGAAGAAAAGGTCGCGTTCATCCTCGGTGCTTCCGAGGCACTTCGGGACTCTGTCGGCGCAAAGCGGTTCGAAGTCGATGAAGCCGACCACCAGCGACGCCGAGCCCAGGCGAGATCAAGGTTGGGGGACGAGTCTTTCAGATCCAGCTTCGGTGAGGGACGGGCGGCCGGTTGGGCGGCGGCGTCCGTGAGGGCCAGAGAGCTGACTCCCATGCCGCCTTCTGTCGAGAAGTGA